Proteins encoded by one window of Xiphophorus couchianus chromosome 13, X_couchianus-1.0, whole genome shotgun sequence:
- the nfe2l3 gene encoding nuclear factor erythroid 2-related factor 3, protein MQVAKKYFTEGLIQLTILLSLVGVRVDIDSYLTGYYPPLTEINLGPSSAYIQTPFHVLRDTLDGYGVHPKCPELDYFFASRRLLDEVRNLGSPRFHTQLNAWLVHQVSSTGPSTSDNPDASVGLESTDNEPADAGEHLLARDQEVHCQPNSELGQGPCGAGAFLNEDEVKIKEEEEAVPLTHLAHSSTLEQESLLEGITTLPEPVLHLVPPAADIDWNNLLSVADLDDLDSLVTDRLSELDSDISSAISQDVSLHDAMVTSAGAFGPTDSQTVSQRDRNLLRLESTNSSLSDSLPGMAVGLAALPFASVCNLTGNLTSQSALGSCLDEAVFEQINQLGLGLEAIDNQLNYLECLDSQAFEDLDSDSGLSLESSYGCPASPGSSEMSSSTSSYYEEEGGATGYSSEVDSKPPKGILDHRAMWPPVDLSESVWHDHSYSSPPLLSMPPLRLPCKTEEPEEDGGSQLEEQELSRDELRARAMFIPFSVLQIVNMPVEEFMEVLDSHSFSADQVTLLRDIRRRGKNKLAAQNCRKRKLDAITGLQEEVERLQAQRDRLLREKRLTAKTMGAVAHQFKQLTRDVLSRVRDASGRPLNPERFTLQCGANGRVVVQPIRQPAVATSAGKKTDKRKKEKKQ, encoded by the exons ATGCAGGTCGCgaaaaaatactttacagaAGGCCTAATTCAGTTGACTATCTTGCTCAGTTTGGTTGGAGTTCGAGTAGACATCGACAGCTACCTTACCGGCTACTATCCGCCACTCACTGAGATCAACTTGGGTCCAAGCTCAGCCTACATTCAGACACCCTTTCACGTCTTGAGAGACACGCTTGACGGATACGGAGTGCATCCAAAATGCCCCGAGCTGGACTACTTCTTCGCCAGTCGTCGTCTGCTGGATGAGGTGAGGAACCTCGGCTCGCCGCGGTTCCACACGCAGCTGAACGCGTGGCTGGTGCACCAGGTTTCCTCCACGGGGCCTTCCACCAGCGACAACCCTGACGCCAGCGTAGGGTTAGAAAGCACTGACAATGAACCTGCAGATGCCGGTGAGCACCTGCTTGCCAGAGACCAAGAAGTGCACTGCCAGCCCAACTCTGAGCTGGGACAGGGGCCTTGTGGTGCTGGAGCCTTCCTGAAT GAGGATGAAGTTAAGAttaaagaagaggaggaagcagTTCCACTTACTCACCTGGCTCACAGTTCAACTCTAGAACAAGAG agttTGCTTGAAGGCATCACTACGCTGCCTGAGCCGGTTCTTCATCTTGTTCCTCCAGCTGCTGATATCGACTGGAACAATTTGCTTTCTGTTGCAGATCTTGAT GATCTGGACTCTCTTGTCACCGATCGTCTCTCGGAGCTCGACTCGGACATCAGCAGCGCCATCAGCCAGGACGTCAGTTTGCATGATGCCATGGTTACCAGCGCCGGGGCGTTTGGACCGACGGACTCCCAGACGGTCAGCCAGCGGGATAGAAACCTCCTGCGACTGGAGTCCACAAACTCCTCGCTCTCTGACTCTTTGCCGGGCATGGCCGTGGGCCTCGCTGCGCTGCCCTTTGCCTCGGTGTGCAACTTAACTGGAAATCTGACATCGCAGAGCGCGCTCGGTAGCTGTCTAGATGAGGCTGTGTTTGAACAAATCAATCAGCTGGGTTTGGGCCTGGAGGCAATAGACAATCAGCTGAACTACCTCGAGTGCTTAGACTCTCAAGCGTTTGAGGACTTGGACTCCGATTCAGGACTCTCCTTGGAAAGCAGCTATGGATGTCCAGCCTCCCCTG GTTCATCTGAGATGTCATCATCGACCAGCTCGTACTATGAAGAAGAGGGTGGCGCGACTGGCTACAGCAGCGAGGTGGACTCCAAACCCCCTAAAGGCATACTGGACCACCGTGCCATGTGGCCACCTGTTGATCTGAGTGAGAGTGTGTGGCACGACCACAGCTACTCATCTCCCCCTCTCCTCAGCATGCCACCCCTAAGGCTGCCATGTAAAACCGAGGAGCCAGAGGAGGACGGCGGGTCCCAGCTGGAGGAACAGGAGCTGAGCCGTGACGAGCTGCGCGCCCGCGCCATGTTCATCCCCTTCTCCGTCCTGCAGATCGTCAACATGCCCGTGGAAGAGTTCATGGAGGTGCTGGACAGCCACAGCTTTTCCGCCGATCAGGTGACGCTCCTGAGGGACATCCGCAGGCGCGGGAAGAACAAGCTGGCGGCGCAAAACTGCCGCAAGCGTAAGCTGGACGCCATCACGGGGCTccaggaggaggtggagaggCTGCAGGCCCAGAGAGACAGACTGCTGAGGGAAAAGCGGCTCACGGCCAAGACCATGGGCGCTGTGGCCCACCAGTTTAAGCAGCTGACCCGGGACGTCCTCTCTCGGGTGAGGGACGCGTCGGGGCGACCCCTGAACCCCGAGAGGTTTACCCTGCAGTGCGGTGCTAACGGGAGGGTTGTAGTTCAGCCCATCAGACAGCCTGCTGTCGCCACATCAGCTGgcaaaaaaacagacaagagaaagaaggagaagaagcagTGA
- the snx10a gene encoding sorting nexin-10A isoform X1 — MDSILDNLSKTEFVSVCVRDPRLHKVDPWHTHVDYEICLQTNSMCFRKNTSYVRRRYSDFVWLRHCLKGNALIIELPKLPPWNPFFSLKNKEQVSKRMKGLQEFLENVFQNPLLLSDSRLHLFLQSELSIRRIERCALGKTRFTVAEAIQQSRSSYSSSEDKSSSDSDCESSASSDLGLSIDAMARDSPVPFHHSN; from the exons ATGGACAGTATTCTGGATAATCTATCAAAAACT GAATTTGTTAGCGTTTGTGTTCGAGATCCTAGACTGCACAAAGTTGACCCTTGGCACACTCATGTCGACTACGAGATCTGTTTACAA ACCAACAGCATGTGTTTTCGAAAGAACACTTCCTATGTGAGACGGCGTTACAGTGATTTTGTTTGGCTGCGTCACTGTCTGAAGGGGAATGCTCTGATCAT AGAATTGCCCAAGTTGCCACCCTGGAATCCCTTCTTTAGTTTGAAGAACAAAGAGCAAGTATCCAAAAGAATGAAGGGCCTGCAGGAGTTTCTAGAAAA tgtttttcaGAATCCCTTATTGTTATCAGATAGTCGGCTCCATCTTTTCCTCCAATCAGAACTCAGTATCAGAAGGATTGAAAGGTGTGCTCTTGGTAAGACCAGGTTCACTGTAGCTGAAGCTATTCAACAGTCCAGAAGCAGTTACAGCAGTTCAGAGGACAAGAGTTCTTCTGACTCGGACTGTGAAAG CTCTGCGTCTTCAGATCTGGGATTGAGCATCGATGCTATGGCTCGAGACAGTCCGGTCCCTTTTCATCATTCAAATTGA
- the snx10a gene encoding sorting nexin-10A isoform X2, whose translation MDSILDNLSKTEFVSVCVRDPRLHKVDPWHTHVDYEICLQTNSMCFRKNTSYVRRRYSDFVWLRHCLKGNALIIELPKLPPWNPFFSLKNKEQVSKRMKGLQEFLENVFQNPLLLSDSRLHLFLQSELSIRRIERCALGKTRFTVAEAIQQSRSSYSSSEDKSSSDSDCES comes from the exons ATGGACAGTATTCTGGATAATCTATCAAAAACT GAATTTGTTAGCGTTTGTGTTCGAGATCCTAGACTGCACAAAGTTGACCCTTGGCACACTCATGTCGACTACGAGATCTGTTTACAA ACCAACAGCATGTGTTTTCGAAAGAACACTTCCTATGTGAGACGGCGTTACAGTGATTTTGTTTGGCTGCGTCACTGTCTGAAGGGGAATGCTCTGATCAT AGAATTGCCCAAGTTGCCACCCTGGAATCCCTTCTTTAGTTTGAAGAACAAAGAGCAAGTATCCAAAAGAATGAAGGGCCTGCAGGAGTTTCTAGAAAA tgtttttcaGAATCCCTTATTGTTATCAGATAGTCGGCTCCATCTTTTCCTCCAATCAGAACTCAGTATCAGAAGGATTGAAAGGTGTGCTCTTGGTAAGACCAGGTTCACTGTAGCTGAAGCTATTCAACAGTCCAGAAGCAGTTACAGCAGTTCAGAGGACAAGAGTTCTTCTGACTCGGACTGTGAAAG
- the cbx3a gene encoding chromobox protein homolog 3a, whose product MGKKQNTKTKKEAQTQEEPEEFVVEKVMDQRIVNGKVEFYLKWKGFTDADNTWEPEENLDCPELISAFLESQKNIKEKPTAVKRKASTEEGETDSAKKIEAEQPRGFARNLNPEKIIGATDSSGELMFLMKWKDSDEADLVPAREANTRCPQVVIAFYEERLTWHSCPEDEAQ is encoded by the exons ATGGGcaagaaacaaaacaccaaaactaAGAAGGAAGCGCAGACTCAGGAGGAGCCGGAGGAGTTTGTTGTGGAAAAAGTGATGGACCAGCGCATCGTCAATGGGAAAGTGGAGTTCTACCTGAAGTGGAAAGGATTTACTGA TGCTGACAACACCTGGGAGCCTGAGGAGAACTTGGACTGCCCCGAGCTGATTTCAGCTTTTCTGGAGTCGCAGAaaaacatcaaggagaagccCACGGCTGTGAAGAGGAAAGCTTCCACAGAGGAGGGAGAAACTgattctgcaaagaaaattgag GCTGAGCAGCCACGTGGCTTTGCCAGAAACCTCAACCCAGAAAAAATAATTGGTGCCACGGATAGCAGTGGGGAGTTGATGTTCTTGATGAAATG GAAAGACTCAGATGAAGCAGATTTAGTCCCAGCCCGCGAGGCTAACACACGCTGCCCTCAGGTCGTCATAGCTTTTTATGAGGAGCGACTGACATGGCATTCATGTCCAGAGGATGAAGCTCAATAA